The Lycium barbarum isolate Lr01 chromosome 9, ASM1917538v2, whole genome shotgun sequence genome has a segment encoding these proteins:
- the LOC132610038 gene encoding ammonium transporter 1 member 1 — protein MSCSVDQLAPLLGPNTSTGAVAAATYICGQFSDVSNKFIDTGYAIDSTYLLFSAYLVFSMQLGFAMLCAGSVRAKNTMNIMLTNVLDAAAGGLFYYLFGFAFAWGGPSNGFIGRHFFGLKEIPSESFDYSNFLYQWAFAIAAAGITSGSIAERTQFVAYLIYSSFLTGFVYPVVSHWFWSPDGWASPTNNANLLFGSGVIDFAGSGVVHMVGGIAGFYGALIEGPRIGRFDHTGRAATLRGHSASLVVLGTFLLWFGWYGFNPGSFNKILVTYGASGGYYGQWSAVGRTAVTTTLAGCTAALTTLFGKRILSGHWNVTDVCNGLLGGFAAITAGCSVVEPWAAIICGFVAALVLIGCNKLAEIFKYDDPLEAAQLHGGCGAWGIIFTALFAKGKYVDQVYPGKPGRPHGLFMGGGGKLLGAHIVQILVIFGWVTATMGPLFYILHKFKLLRISSEDEMAGMDLTRHGGFAYYHEEDHKQGMQMRRVEPTI, from the coding sequence ATGTCTTGTTCAGTCGACCAACTTGCTCCATTACTCGGACCCAACACCAGTACTGGTGCTGTAGCTGCTGCCACATACATATGTGGCCAATTTTCCGATGTATCGAACAAATTTATCGATACCGGTTATGCAATTGACTCAACATATCTACTCTTTTCTGCGTACCTAGTTTTCTCAATGCAACTAGGTTTCGCTATGCTTTGTGCAGGCTCTGTCCGTGCAAAGAATACGATGAACATCATGTTAACTAATGTTCTTGATGCTGCCGCAGGTGgtcttttttattatttatttggtTTTGCTTTTGCATGGGGTGGTCCATCTAATGGATTTATTGGACGTCATTTCTTTGGGCTTAAAGAGATCCCATCTGAATCTTTTGATTATAGCAATTTTCTTTATCAATGGGCTTTTGCTATAGCTGCTGCTGGTATTACAAGTGGATCAATAGCTGAGAGAACTCAGTTTGTTGCTTATTTGATTTACTCTTCTTTTTTAACTGGTTTTGTTTACCCTGTTGTTTCTCATTGGTTCTGGTCACCTGATGGGTGGGCCAGCCCGACTAATAATGCAAATCTTTTATTCGGGTCGGGTGTTATTGATTTTGCCGGGTCGGGTGTGGTTCATATGGTGGGTGGCATAGCCGGCTTTTATGGTGCTTTAATTGAAGGTCCAAGAATCGGGCGGTTCGATCATACGGGCCGGGCTGCAACCCTACGTGGACATAGCGCTTCGCTTGTGGTTTTGggtacatttttgttgtggtTCGGGTGGTACGGGTTTAACCCGGGTTCGTTTAATAAGATTCTTGTTACTTATGGTGCAAGTGGAGGGTATTATGGTCAATGGAGTGCTGTGGGCCGGACCGCGGTGACCACCACCTTAGCGGGTTGCACCGCGGCCCTAACAACCCTTTTTGGTAAGAGGATTTTATCGGGCCATTGGAATGTTACGGATGTGTGTAACGGGCTTCTGGGCGGATTTGCAGCAATCACGGCTGGCTGTTCTGTTGTTGAGCCATGGGCCGCTATTATTTGTGGGTTCGTGGCTGCTTTAGTTTTAATCGGTTGTAACAAGTTAGCGGAGATATTTAAATATGATGATCCACTTGAGGCAGCACAATTACATGGTGGTTGTGGTGCATGGGGAATAATTTTCACTGCTTTATTTGCTAAGGGTAAGTATGTGGATCAAGTTTACCCGGGTAAACCAGGTCGGCCTCACGGGTTATTTATGGGTGGTGGTGGAAAACTACTTGGGGCACATATAGTCCAAATTCTTGTAATATTTGGTTGGGTCACAGCTACAATGGGTCCACTTTTCTATATTCTTCACAAGTTCAAGCTTCTTAGGATCTCTTCTGAGGATGAGATGGCGGGTATGGATCTGACCCGACATGGTGGATTTGCTTATTATCATGAAGAAGATCACAAGCAAGGAATGCAAATGAGGAGAGTTGAACCAACAATCTAA